In Bacillus sp. SM2101, a genomic segment contains:
- a CDS encoding sigma-70 family RNA polymerase sigma factor: MTIIRLIKKAQKRDDKAFLTLFEFYQEDIYRIAYVYVKNKNDALDVVQEVAYRSFKKIDTLKNPKYFKTWLIKIAINCAIDLARKNNKVIQLEPEHEEFIGSEDGDVSLSVTLEELLNQLNEDEKSIIILKFYQGYSLKEIADLLKIPLGTAKSVFYRALHKLRKEFKEAQICE, from the coding sequence ATAACCATAATACGTTTAATAAAGAAAGCGCAAAAAAGGGATGATAAAGCGTTCCTAACACTATTTGAATTCTACCAGGAAGATATATACCGTATCGCATATGTTTATGTAAAAAATAAAAATGATGCATTAGATGTCGTTCAGGAGGTAGCATACCGATCATTCAAAAAGATAGATACATTGAAAAATCCAAAATATTTCAAAACGTGGTTAATTAAAATTGCTATAAATTGTGCAATTGACTTAGCTAGAAAAAATAACAAAGTAATTCAATTAGAACCAGAGCATGAAGAGTTCATCGGGTCTGAAGATGGAGATGTTTCCCTATCGGTTACCCTTGAAGAATTGCTCAATCAATTAAATGAAGATGAAAAAAGCATCATTATTTTAAAATTCTACCAAGGTTATTCATTAAAGGAAATTGCAGATTTATTAAAGATACCATTAGGAACAGCAAAATCAGTCTTTTATCGTGCATTACATAAGCTTCGTAAAGAGTTTAAGGAGGCTCAGATTTGTGAATAA